The proteins below come from a single Hirundo rustica isolate bHirRus1 chromosome 6, bHirRus1.pri.v3, whole genome shotgun sequence genomic window:
- the CKAP5 gene encoding cytoskeleton-associated protein 5 isoform X1: MGDDSEWMKLPIDQKCEHKLWKARLNGYEEALKLFQKIDDEKSPEWSKYLGLIKKFVTDSNAVAQLKGLEAALAYVENAHVAGKTTGEVASGVVNKVFNQPKARAKELGEDICLMYIEIEKGEAIQEELLKGLDNKNPKIIVACIETLRKALSEFGSKIISLKPIIKVLPKLFESREKAVRDEAKLLAVEIYRWIRDALRPPLQNINSVQLKELEEEWIKVSSAAPKQTRFLRSQQELKAKFEQQQGLGGDADGGDDDEEEAVPQVDAYELLEAVEILSKLPKDFYEKIEAKKWQERKEALEAVELLVKNPKLESGDYADLVKALKKVVGKDTNVMLVALAAKCLAGLATGLRKKFGQYAGHVVPTILEKFKEKKPQVVQALQEAIDAIFLTTTLQNISEDILAVMDNKNPTIKQQTSLFIARSFRHCTPSTLPKSLLKPFCAALLKHINDSAPEVRDAGFEALGTALKVAGEKAVNPFLADVDKLKLDRIKECAEKVELVYGKKPGGAAEKKEAKPVTGKSAALAGPAGDKETKDAAAKPGPLKKASAVKAGVPPKKGKPAATAGTGGAGAKGKKGPETKEIFESELSIEVCEEKAAAVLPASCIQQLDSGNWKERLACMEEFQKAVELMERSEMPCQALVRMLAKKPGWKETNFQVMQMKLHIVALIAQKGNFSKTSAQVVLDGLVDKVGDVKCGTNAKEAMTAIAEACQLPWTAEQVVAMAFSQKNPKNQSETLNWLSNAIKEFGFSGLNVKAFISNVKTALAATNPAVRTSAITLLGVMYLYVGPSLRMFFEDEKPALLSQIDAEFEKMQGQTAPAPTRGISRHNVGGGDDGEEEEQEEVGNDAVDLLPRTDIGDKITAELVAKIGDKNWKIRKEGLDEVTSIINEAKFIQPNIGELPAALKGRLNDSNKILVQQTLSILQQLATAMGPNIKQYVKNLGIPVITVLGDSKTNVRAAALATVNAWAEQTGMKEWLEGEDLSEELKKENPFLRQELLGWLAEKLPALRSVPSDLLLCVPHLYSCLEDRNGDVRKKAQDALPFFMMHLGFEKMAKATGKLKPTSKDQVLAMLEKAKANMPAKPAPPAKASSRVVGGAAPAKFQPASAFADDLGSNAMESKPDLKKAKAGGLASKTKQSDVNSNMSKGSARLAKANTSLSKGGPSVTKSQSVKQGVQGKKVLSKPNLKEDDDKSGPIFIIVPNGKEQRMKEEKALKVLKWNFTTPRDEYIEQLKTQMSTCVAKWLQDEMFHADFQHHNKALTVMIEHLESEKDGVISCLDLILKWLTLRFFDTNTSVLMKALEYLKLLFNLLSQEEYHLTENEASSFIPYLILKVGEPKDVIRKDVRAILNRMCLIYPASKMFPFIMEGTKSKNSKQRAECLEELGCLVESYGMNVCQPTPGKALKEMATHIGDRDNTVRNAALNTIVTVYNVHGDQVFKLIGNLSEKDMSMLEERIKRSAKRPSSAPVRQAEEKPQRTQNISANASMMRKGQAEDMSSKLKIMYRTYRIQNRNMGSHSESTHTVPREFQLDLDEIENDNGTVRCEMPALVQHKLDDIFEPVLIPEPKIRSVSPHFDDMHSNTASTINFVISQVASGDINTSIQALTQIDEVLKQEDKAEAMSGHIDQFLIATFMQLRLIYNTHMADEKLDKDEIVRLYSCIIGSMITLFQIESLAREASTGVLKDLMHGLITLMLDSRVEDLEEGEQVIRSVNLLVVKVLEKSDQTNILSALLVLLQDSLLATASSPKFSELVMKCLWRMVRLLPETINSINLDRILLDIHIFMKVFPKEKLKQCKSEFPIRTLKTLLHTLCKLKGPKILDHLTMIDNKNESELEAHLCRVMKHAMDQTGKADKDTEKGASRIEEKASKAKVNDILAEIFKKIGSKENTKEGLAELYEYKKKYSDADIEPFLKNSSQFFQSYVERGLRLIETEREGKGRIATSTGISPQMEGTCVPASTHTVSSSIGNTNGEEVGPSVYLERLKILRQRCGLDNAKQEDRPPLTSLLSKPTLPTVASSTDMLHSKLSQLRESREQYQHLDLDSNQTHSSGIGTTLASPSSAAANIDDLKKRLERIKSSRK; encoded by the exons GACAACAGGAGAAGTAGCATCTGGAGTTGTAAATAAAGTGTTCAATCAGCCAAAGGCCAGAGcaaaagagctgggtgaagatATATGTCTAATGTATATAGAAATTGAAAAAGGAGAGGCAATACAAGAAGAATTATTAAAGGGTCTGgacaacaaaaacccaaaaatcatAGTAGCATGCATAGAGACACTGAGGAAAGCACTAAG TGAATTTGGTTCAAAGATAATCTCACTGAAGCCAATCATCAAAGTATTGCCAAAACTTTTTGAATCTCGGGAGAAGGCTGTTCGAGACGAAGCCAAGCTCCTTGCTGTGGAGATCTACCGTTGGATAAGGGATGCTCTGAGACCTCCATTGCAGAACATAAATTCCGTTCAA CTAAAAGAACTGGAAGAAGAATGGATCAAAGTGTCATCAGCTGCTCCTAAGCAGACCAGGTTCCTGCGTTCCCAACAGgagctgaaagcaaaatttgagcagcagcagggccttGGAGGAGATGCAGATGGAG GAGATGATGATGAGGAAGAAGCGGTACCACAAGTAGATGCATATGAGTTGCTTGAAGCTGTAGAAATTCTCTCCAAGCTTCCCAAAGACTTCTATGAAAAAATA GAAGCAAAAAAGTggcaagaaaggaaagaagctcTAGAGGCTGTTGAACTGCTAGTGAAAAATCCCAAGCTGGAATCAGGAGACTATGCAGACTTGGTGAAAGCTCTCAAAAAG GTTGTTGGAAAGGATACAAATGTTATGTTAGTTGCTTTGGCTGCCAAATGCCTTGCTGGACTAGCTACAGGCCTCCGAAAGAAATTTGGACAGTATGCAGGGCAT GTTGTTCCAACAATCCTGGAGAAATTCAAAGAGAAGAAGCCCCAGGTAGTGCAAGCACTGCAGGAGGCCATTGATGCAATCTTTCTTACA ACCACATTGCAGAACATAAGTGAAGATATTTTGGCAGTCATGgacaacaaaaacccaacaattaAGCAGCAAACATCCCTTTTCATTGCAAGAAGCTTCCGACACTGCACACCTTCTACTCTGCCAAAAAGCCTGCTGAAacctttctgtgctgctcttctCAAG CATATCAATGATTCTGCTCCTGAAGTAAGAGATGCTGGATTTGAAGCATTAGGCACTGCCTTGAAAGTAGCTGGAGAGAAAGCTGTGAATCCATTTCTAGCAGATGTAGACAAACTAAAGCTTGATCGG ATTAAAGAGTGTGCTGAAAAGGTGGAATTGGTTTATGGTAAAAaaccaggaggagcagctgagaaaaaagAAGCCAAGCCTGTTACTGGAAAGAGCGCTGCTCTTGCAGGACCTGCAGGagataaagaaacaaaagatgCAGCAGCCAAGCCAGGACCACTGAAGAAAGCATCTGCAGTGAAG GCTGGGGTCCCACCGAAGAAAGGCAAACCAGCTGCAACTGCAGGTacaggaggtgctggggctAAAGGCAAGAAGGGTCCTGAGACCAAAGAAATCTTTGAGTCGGAGCTGTCT ATAGAAGTATGTGAagagaaagctgctgctgtccttccAGCTTCTTGTATCCAGCAGCTGGATAGTGGTAACTGGAAAGAGAGGCTTGCCTGCATGGAGGAGTTTCAGAAG GCTGTTGAGCTTATGGAAAGAAGTGAAATGCCTTGCCAAGCCCTAGTAAGAATGCTGGCCAAGAAACCTGGTTGGAAGGAAACAAATTTTCAG GTGATGCAGATGAAACTGCATATAGTTGCACTGATTGCACAGAAAGGAAACTTCTCCAAAACTTCAGCACAGGTTGTGCTGGATGGTCTCGTGGACAAGGTTGGTGATGTGAAATGTGGAACTAATGCAAAAGAGGCCATGACAGCAATAGCAGAAGCATGTCAGTTGCCATGGACTGCTGAGCAG GTTGTGGCTATGGCTTTCTCTCAGAAGAATCCCAAAAACCAGTCAGAAACTTTGAACTGGCTTTCAAATGCAATTAAAGAGTTCGGCTTTTCTGG ATTGAATGTCAAAGCTTTCATCAGTAATGTGAAGACAGCTCTTGCTGCAACTAACCCA GCTGTGAGGACTTCTGCCATTACACTGCTGGGAGTAATGTATCTTTATGTGGGACCTTCTCTGCGAATGTTTTTTGAAGATGAGAAGCCAGCCCTTCTCTCCCAGATAGATGCAGAGTTTGAAAAG ATGCAAGGACAGACAGCACCAGCTCCAACTCGTGGCATTTCCAGACACAACGTGGGAGGTGGAGATGATGGTGAAGAAGAGGAACAGGAGGAGGTTGGGAATGATGCTGTGGATCTCTTGCCAAGAACAGATATTGG TGATAAGATCACAGCGGAACTAGTGGCTAAGATCGGGGACAAAAATTGGAAGATCAGAAAGGAAGGTCTAGATGAAGTGACAAGCATAATAAATGAAGCAAAGTTCATACAACCAAACATAGGAGaacttccagctgctctgaagggTCGTCTCAATGACTCCAATAAAATCTTG GTGCAACAAACACTGAGCATTCTGCAGCAACTAGCAACAGCAATGGGCCCCAATATCAAACAGTATGTGAAAAATTTGGGGATTCCTGTCATTACAGTCCTAGGAGATAGTAAG ACTAACGTTCGTGCTGCTGCACTAGCAACTGTAAATGCCTGGGCCGAACAAACTGGCATGAAGGAGTGGTTGGAAGGGGAAGATCTGTCTGAAGagctcaaaaaagaaaatcctttcctAAGACAAGAG CTGCTTGGTTGGTTGGCTGAGAAATTGCCTGCCCTCCGTTCCGTTCCTTCTGACCTACTCTTGTGTGTGCCTCACCTGTACTCCTGCCTTGAAGATCGAAATGGGGATGTGCGCAAAAAGGCACAGGATGCCCTGCCCTTCTTCATGATGCATCTTGGCTTTGAGAAGATGGCAAAAGCCACTGGCAAGCTGAAG CCAACTTCCAAAGACCAGGTACTGGCCATGCTTGAGAAAGCCAAAGCCAACATGCCAGCCaaaccagctcctcctgctaAAGCATCTTCCAGAGTGgtaggaggagcagctccagccaaaTTCCAACCTGCATCAG CATTTGCTGATGATTTGGGGTCTAATGCCATGGAATCCAAGCCTGATCTCAAAAAAGCCAAAGCAGGAGGACTTGCCTCTAAAACTAAG CAGTCAGATGTTAATAGCAATATGTCCAAGGGTAGTGCCCGCCTGGCCAAAGCTAATACGAGCCTCAGCAAGGGCGGTCCGAGTGTGACTAAGAGCCAGTCTGTCAAACAG GGTGTACAGGGAAAGAAGGTGCTAAGCAAGCCTAATCTGAAGGAAGACGATGATAAATCAGGCCCTATTTTTATCATTGTCCCAAATGGGAAGGAACAGAGgatgaaagaagagaaagctctgaAG GTGTTAAAGTGGAATTTCACTACTCCCCGTGATGAATATATTGAACAGCTGAAAACTCAGATGTCCACTTGTGTGGCCAAATGGCTACAGGATGAGATGTTTCATGCAGACTTCCAGCACCACAATAAAGCACTGACTGTTATGATTGAG CACTTGGAGAGTGAAAAAGATGGAGTCATCAGCTGCCTGGATTTGATCCTAAAATGGCTTACCCTGCGGTTCTTTGACACCAACACAAGTGTTTTGATGAAGGCACTTGAATACCTTAAATTGCTTTTCAATTTGCTGAGTCAAGAAGAGTATCACCTCACTGAAAATGAAGCATCCTCTTTCATCCCATATCTTATCCTAAAG GTCGGAGAACCGAAAGATGTCATCCGTAAGGATGTACGTGCCATTCTGAACAGAATGTGTCTCATCTATCCAGCCAGCAAGATGTTCCCTTTTATCATGGAGGGGACAAAatcaaaaaactccaaacaacgCGCAG agTGCTTGGAAGAGCTTGGCTGTCTGGTTGAATCATATGGCATGAATGTATGCCAGCCAACTCCAGGAAAAGCCTTAAAAGAAATGGCAACTCACATTGGTGACCGGGACAACACCGTGCGCAACGCTGCGCTCAACACCATCGTGACCGTCTACAACGTCCACGGTGACCAAGTGTTCAAGCTGATCGGAAAT CTTTCAGAGAAAGACATGAGCATGCTGGAGGAAAGAATAAAGCGGTCTGCCAAGAGACCTTCTTCTGCTCCAGTGAGACAGGCGGAGGAGAAACCTCAGCGTACTCAGAACATCAGCGCCAACGCCAGCATGATGCGCAAGGGACAAGCTGAGGACATGTCCTCCAAACTCAA AATTATGTATCGCACTTATAGGAT CCAAAATCGCAACATGGGCAGCCACTCTGAGTCAACACATACAGTTCCACGGGAATTTCAGCTGGATCTTGATGAAATTGAAAATGACAATGGAACTGTCAGATGTGAGATGCCAGCACTTGTACAGCACAAACTAGATGACATCTTTGAGCCAGTCTTGATTCCTGAGCCCAA AATCCGTTCTGTGTCCCCACACTTCGATGACATGCACAGTAACACAGCTTCTACTATCAACTTTGTAATTTCCCAAGTAGCCAGTGGTGATATAAATACGAGCATCCAGGCTCTCACACAG ATTGATGAGGTCCTGAAGCAGGAGGACAAAGCAGAAGCTATGTCTGGCCACATCGACCAGTTCCTAATAGCCACATTTATGCAGCTCCGGTTAATCTACAATACACACATGGCAGATGAGAAGCTGGACAAAGATGAGATTGTCAGACTTTACAGCTGTATTATTGGGAGCATGATCACG CTGTTTCAGATAGAGAGTCTGGCTCGAGAGGCATCCACTGGTGTGCTTAAAGACCTAATGCATGGTCTTATTACATTAATGCTGGATTCTCGGGTTGAAGATCTGGAGGAGGGTGAGCAGGTCATCCGATCAGTCAACCTCTTGGTAGTGAAAGTTCTGGAGAAGTCTGACCAGACCAACATCTTGAG TGCTCTGCTTGTTTTGCTCCAAGATAGTCTTCTAGCAACAGCCAGTTCTCCTAAGTTTTCAGAACTTGTCATGAAG TGTCTGTGGAGGATGGTGCGCCTTCTTCCGGAAACCATTAATAGCATCAATCTGGATCGGATTCTGCTGGATATCCACATTTTCATGAAGGTCTTTCCCaaagagaagctgaagcaaTGTAAGAGTGAGTTCCCTATCAGGACATTGAAGACTCTGCTTCACACCCTGTGCAAGTTGAAAGGGCCCAAG atCTTAGATCATTTAACAATGATAGACAACAAAAATGAGTCTGAGCTAGAAGCTCACCTTTGTAGGGTAATGAAACACGCCATGGACCAGACTGGAAAAGCTGATAAGGATACAGAAAAAGGAGCTTCTCGCATT gaggaaaaggcttCGAAAGCCAAAGTCAATGATATTTTGGCAGAAATATTTAAGAAGATTGGCTCAAAGGAGAACACCAAGGAG GGTCTGGCAGAACTGTATgaatacaaaaagaaatattctgaTGCAGACATTGAGCCTTTCCTGAAAAATTCCTCTCAGTTCTTCCAAAGCTATGTGGAAAGAGGCCTCCGACTGATAGAAACAGAACGGGAAGGGAAAGGACGCATTGCTACTTCTACAG GAATTTCTCCTCAGATGGAAGGAACATGTGTTCCAGCGTCTACCCACACTGTATCTTCATCTATAGGAAACACAAATGGGGAGGAAGTGGGGCCTTCAGTTTACTTGGAAAGATTAAAAATCCTCAGGCAGCGTTGTGGCCTTGACAACGCAAAG CAGGAAGACAGACCCCCTCTGACGTCTCTGCTCTCTAAACCAACGCTCCCTACAGTTGCATCCTCTACAGATATGCTTCACAGTAAGCTCTCCCAGCTGCGTGAGTCCCGGGAGCAGTACCAACATCTGGACCTGGACTCCAATCAGACTCATTCCTCTGGCATTGGAACTACCCTGGCTTCACCCTCTTCTGCAGCGGCCAATATTGATGACTTGAAAAAAAGATTGgagagaataaaaagcagtcGCAAATAG